Proteins encoded together in one Paenibacillus sp. window:
- a CDS encoding ABC transporter permease: MASFRRQWPLYLLMFLPMTFFLVFKYIPMMGVVVAFKEYNIFKGVWASEWVGFAVFHEIFAMPQFYKALRNTLMLNIFALLMFPIPIILAILLNEIRVQWYKRVSQTLLYLPHFISWVIVGGMAIRLLSTNTGSVNEFIKSLGGQPIPFLEDEILWILTYTGAGVWHYAGWGTILYLAALTAINKELYEAADVDGASRLRKMWHITLPGIKPTIVVLFILQIGHMADISFEQPYALQNGYVMDVAQVISTYVYTVGIQSAQFALATAVGLFQSVVGLILLLTAELISRKVNNQGIF, encoded by the coding sequence ATGGCGTCCTTCCGACGGCAATGGCCGCTGTATCTCCTGATGTTTTTGCCCATGACGTTCTTCCTCGTCTTTAAGTACATTCCTATGATGGGGGTCGTCGTCGCCTTCAAGGAGTACAACATCTTCAAAGGCGTCTGGGCGAGCGAGTGGGTCGGCTTCGCCGTATTTCACGAGATTTTCGCGATGCCGCAGTTTTACAAAGCGCTTCGCAATACGCTGATGCTCAACATCTTTGCGCTTCTCATGTTCCCGATTCCTATTATACTGGCCATTCTGCTGAACGAAATTCGGGTGCAATGGTACAAGCGGGTCAGCCAGACGCTGCTGTATTTGCCGCATTTTATTTCCTGGGTCATCGTCGGCGGGATGGCGATCCGGCTCTTGTCCACGAACACGGGCAGCGTCAACGAGTTCATTAAGAGCTTGGGCGGCCAGCCGATTCCGTTCCTCGAAGACGAGATCTTATGGATTCTGACGTATACGGGAGCTGGGGTTTGGCATTATGCAGGCTGGGGAACGATCCTGTATTTGGCAGCGCTTACGGCGATTAATAAGGAGCTGTACGAAGCGGCCGACGTGGACGGAGCAAGCCGGCTGCGGAAGATGTGGCATATTACTTTGCCAGGAATTAAGCCGACGATCGTCGTGCTGTTCATCCTTCAAATCGGACATATGGCGGACATCAGCTTCGAGCAGCCTTACGCCCTGCAGAACGGCTATGTCATGGACGTGGCGCAAGTTATTAGTACGTACGTGTATACGGTCGGCATTCAGTCGGCGCAATTCGCGCTCGCCACGGCCGTAGGCTTGTTCCAGTCGGTTGTGGGCCTGATCCTGCTGCTGACGGCCGAACTGATTTCCCGGAAAGTAAATAATCAAGGAATTTTCTAG
- a CDS encoding helix-turn-helix domain-containing protein — MKMNWYYRMILSYAPILFVIISSMIFSFFLVLNHASEKKYIETNQAILDRMVFHADANLMLIERNVVSKLLMDTVIQDYFSDRPKGAFEEFVLQKKLIELNSTLPFANTIYVYHEAEQLIISDVGSYKPDGFGDYAFLMRNYSREETGSWHDPREFAYASSDPQKQQVISLVKLYRNGDETLGAIVVNVFQQSLLDYLNSFNGSDSTSIRLVGGDADAALSVASSETKSDTITVQSEYTGWRFVSEGVYDRGYATLSLFSSAWMILLIVVIVLALIGFTVVTHIHYRPIQSIMEKVGQYSNRKSEALGMKGANNEFAFIETALDQLLKRSMDYESLHKEDSLLRQQLLFHELLMGHRRLSDEQFRRRLAELSLPTAYDRLGVIAVEIDYYAAFTEKYKLRDQHLIKFVIESAFRELGQTNDTFVWHAWIEPHRIAFVTHHTRSRPRSEKPIQDFAEEFHRWIDQNLELTVTVGVGSDSQSIESIAESYRTAQDNLALKTVFGTNTIIDNRRSAAKLSLDNYAYLQAIDNAAQSFRMNESDWREKLTRIFGELKRMRFAKQDMIGFTNSFVLQMDKAITALSPNIQEIWRNDYQQRFAELTEKAETLDELEERLMSAMTAFEAAVDEDRKARRHHSLALQAKNYIDAHFADPDLSLSRVSEYLNLQPSALSQLFKEELGEKFIDYVLKVRLQHARKLLVETEDSIQSIAEQIGYQNVISFYRAFKKIQDIPPGEYRNMYRTNS; from the coding sequence ATGAAGATGAACTGGTATTACCGCATGATCTTATCCTACGCGCCGATTCTCTTCGTAATTATATCCTCAATGATTTTCAGCTTCTTTCTGGTGCTCAATCATGCGTCCGAGAAAAAGTACATCGAGACGAACCAAGCGATTCTGGACCGCATGGTGTTTCACGCTGACGCGAATCTGATGCTCATCGAACGGAACGTGGTCAGCAAGCTATTAATGGACACCGTGATTCAAGACTATTTTTCCGATCGCCCGAAGGGGGCCTTCGAAGAATTCGTGCTGCAGAAAAAGCTGATCGAGCTGAATTCAACGCTGCCGTTCGCGAATACGATTTACGTGTATCATGAGGCGGAGCAGCTTATTATTTCCGATGTAGGTTCGTATAAACCGGACGGCTTCGGCGATTACGCCTTCCTAATGAGGAATTATTCGAGGGAAGAAACGGGGAGCTGGCATGATCCGCGAGAGTTCGCATACGCTTCCTCCGATCCGCAGAAGCAGCAGGTCATATCGCTCGTGAAGCTGTACCGGAACGGCGATGAGACGTTGGGCGCGATCGTCGTTAACGTGTTTCAGCAGTCGTTATTGGACTATCTTAACAGCTTTAATGGAAGCGATTCCACTTCGATTCGCCTCGTTGGAGGGGACGCAGACGCCGCCTTATCCGTTGCGAGCAGCGAAACGAAGTCGGACACGATTACGGTGCAATCCGAGTATACGGGCTGGAGATTTGTGTCGGAGGGGGTGTACGATCGGGGGTATGCGACGTTGTCGCTCTTCTCGAGCGCCTGGATGATCCTGTTGATCGTCGTGATCGTGTTGGCGCTGATCGGATTTACGGTCGTGACCCATATACATTACCGGCCGATCCAGTCGATTATGGAGAAGGTCGGACAATATTCGAATCGGAAGAGCGAAGCGCTCGGCATGAAGGGGGCCAATAACGAGTTCGCGTTCATCGAGACGGCGCTGGATCAGTTGCTGAAGCGGTCGATGGATTACGAAAGCTTGCATAAGGAGGACAGCCTGCTGAGGCAGCAATTGCTGTTCCACGAGCTGCTGATGGGGCATCGACGGTTGTCCGACGAACAATTTCGGCGGCGGCTGGCCGAGCTGAGTTTGCCGACCGCGTATGATCGGTTGGGGGTGATCGCCGTTGAAATCGATTATTACGCGGCCTTCACCGAGAAATATAAACTTCGGGACCAGCATCTCATCAAGTTCGTGATCGAAAGCGCCTTCCGAGAATTGGGCCAAACGAACGATACGTTCGTCTGGCATGCCTGGATCGAGCCGCATCGCATTGCGTTCGTGACGCATCATACGAGGAGTCGTCCGCGCAGTGAAAAGCCGATCCAGGATTTCGCGGAAGAATTTCACCGGTGGATCGACCAGAACCTGGAGCTCACGGTCACGGTTGGCGTCGGGTCAGATTCCCAATCGATCGAGTCGATCGCAGAGTCGTATCGCACGGCGCAGGATAACCTTGCGCTCAAAACCGTGTTCGGAACGAACACAATCATCGACAATCGTCGAAGCGCCGCCAAGCTGAGCCTCGACAATTACGCTTACCTGCAAGCGATCGACAATGCGGCTCAGTCGTTCCGCATGAACGAGAGCGATTGGCGGGAGAAGTTGACGCGCATCTTCGGGGAGTTAAAGAGGATGCGTTTCGCAAAGCAAGACATGATCGGATTTACGAACAGCTTCGTGTTACAGATGGATAAGGCGATAACCGCTCTATCGCCCAACATTCAGGAGATTTGGCGGAACGACTACCAGCAGCGCTTCGCGGAGCTTACCGAGAAGGCGGAAACGTTGGACGAGCTGGAGGAGCGGCTCATGAGCGCGATGACGGCGTTCGAGGCGGCGGTAGACGAGGACCGCAAGGCGCGAAGACATCACAGCCTCGCGTTGCAGGCGAAAAACTACATCGACGCGCATTTCGCAGATCCAGACTTGTCCTTATCCCGCGTGAGCGAGTACCTAAACCTTCAGCCCAGCGCGTTGAGCCAGTTGTTTAAGGAAGAATTGGGCGAGAAGTTCATCGATTACGTGCTGAAGGTTCGCCTGCAGCATGCCCGAAAGCTGTTGGTGGAGACGGAGGATTCGATCCAATCCATCGCTGAGCAGATCGGTTATCAGAATGTGATTTCGTTTTATCGGGCGTTCAAGAAAATCCAGGACATTCCTCCAGGCGAATACAGAAATATGTACCGCACGAATTCATAA
- a CDS encoding YjhG/YagF family D-xylonate dehydratase has protein sequence MSDKLSRLFGDERKDLYDIRTHAPGPQGSLPLTDELLRNAPSGDLFGMSQNAGMGWNPSRMNGRQYLILSTQGGIRAEDGTPIALGYHTGHWEVGLLAQAAARAISENGGIPFAGYVSDPCDGRSQGTSGMFDSLPYRNDAAMVFRRLIRSLPTRQGVIGVATCDKGLPAMTIALASMHDLPCVIVPGGVTLPPTQGEDAGKIQTIGARYSNGEMTLEDAADLGCRACATPGGGCQFLGTAATAQVVAEALGLSVPHSALAPSGQPIWEEIAKQSALAVMSMDAEGIRTRDIVTDAAIRNAMAVHAAFGGSTNLLLHIPAIAHAAGRTVPTVEDWIRTNRDVPRIVSALPNGPIHHPTVRVFMAGGVPEVMLHLRKLGVLDDSVLTVTGERLSAVLDWWEHSERRAVLRKRLIEMDGIDPDTVIMPPERAKREGLTSTVTFPIGNIAPEGAVIKSTSIDSTVIGPDNVYRHTGRAKVFTAEKDAIRAIKTGGIQAGDVMVLIGRGPSGTGMEETYQLTSALKHLPFGKYVSLITDARFSGVSTGACIGHVGPEALAGGPIGKLRDGDWIEIVIDRNRLEGSIHFVGEGEEKFSPEEGERRLALRAPHPGLAPDPQLPDDTRLWAALQSVSGGTWKGSVYDVDRIVEAIEAGKKALGWQ, from the coding sequence ATGAGCGATAAATTAAGTCGGCTGTTCGGGGACGAGCGGAAAGATCTGTACGACATCCGGACGCACGCCCCCGGCCCTCAGGGGTCTTTGCCGCTAACCGATGAATTGTTGCGTAACGCTCCGAGCGGCGACTTGTTCGGTATGAGCCAGAACGCAGGGATGGGTTGGAATCCGTCCCGCATGAACGGCAGGCAATATTTGATACTCAGCACGCAAGGGGGCATTCGCGCCGAAGACGGTACGCCGATCGCTCTCGGTTATCACACGGGGCACTGGGAGGTCGGGCTGCTCGCCCAAGCGGCCGCCCGGGCGATTAGCGAGAACGGAGGAATTCCTTTCGCGGGTTACGTCAGCGATCCGTGCGACGGACGTTCCCAAGGAACGAGCGGCATGTTCGATTCGCTGCCGTACCGCAACGACGCGGCCATGGTCTTCCGCCGATTGATCCGTTCTTTACCGACAAGGCAGGGCGTCATCGGCGTCGCCACTTGCGATAAGGGATTGCCGGCAATGACGATCGCCTTAGCGTCTATGCATGACCTCCCTTGCGTCATTGTGCCGGGCGGAGTAACGCTCCCCCCGACGCAAGGGGAGGACGCCGGGAAAATACAAACGATCGGCGCTCGGTACTCCAACGGGGAAATGACGTTGGAAGATGCGGCCGATCTCGGGTGCCGCGCGTGCGCAACGCCCGGCGGCGGATGCCAATTTCTCGGAACGGCCGCGACGGCGCAGGTGGTAGCGGAGGCTTTGGGCCTCAGCGTACCTCATTCCGCCCTGGCGCCGTCCGGACAACCGATCTGGGAGGAAATCGCCAAGCAATCGGCGCTGGCGGTCATGAGCATGGACGCGGAAGGCATTCGCACGCGCGACATTGTCACCGATGCGGCGATTCGCAATGCGATGGCGGTGCATGCCGCTTTCGGAGGATCCACGAACTTGCTGCTTCATATTCCCGCCATCGCTCATGCGGCAGGGCGAACCGTCCCTACCGTCGAAGACTGGATTCGGACGAATCGGGATGTTCCAAGAATCGTAAGCGCCCTTCCGAATGGTCCCATCCATCATCCAACCGTCCGCGTCTTTATGGCGGGAGGAGTGCCGGAGGTCATGCTGCATCTGCGAAAGCTGGGCGTGTTGGACGACTCGGTGCTTACGGTAACCGGCGAACGCTTGTCCGCCGTTCTGGACTGGTGGGAGCATTCGGAGCGCAGGGCGGTCCTTCGGAAGCGGTTAATCGAAATGGACGGGATCGATCCGGACACGGTGATCATGCCTCCGGAGAGGGCCAAGCGCGAGGGTCTTACCTCTACGGTAACGTTCCCGATCGGAAACATTGCGCCGGAAGGAGCGGTGATTAAATCGACGTCCATCGATTCGACGGTCATCGGTCCCGATAACGTGTACCGTCATACCGGCAGAGCCAAGGTGTTCACCGCGGAGAAGGATGCGATTCGCGCGATCAAAACCGGGGGCATCCAGGCGGGGGACGTGATGGTATTGATCGGCCGCGGACCGAGCGGGACGGGCATGGAAGAGACGTACCAATTAACGTCCGCACTGAAGCATCTCCCGTTCGGCAAGTACGTATCGCTGATCACCGACGCGAGATTTTCCGGCGTTTCGACCGGCGCCTGCATCGGACACGTCGGTCCCGAGGCGTTGGCCGGTGGACCGATCGGCAAGCTTAGAGACGGGGATTGGATCGAAATTGTGATCGACCGTAACCGGCTGGAAGGGAGTATCCATTTCGTCGGCGAAGGAGAGGAGAAATTCAGTCCGGAGGAAGGAGAGCGCCGGTTGGCTCTGCGCGCTCCTCATCCGGGGCTCGCGCCGGACCCGCAGCTGCCGGACGATACGCGGCTTTGGGCGGCGCTGCAATCCGTCAGCGGCGGAACCTGGAAAGGCAGCGTTTACGACGTCGACCGGATCGTCGAGGCGATCGAAGCCGGAAAGAAAGCATTGGGCTGGCAATAA
- a CDS encoding extracellular solute-binding protein, whose product MIKRVLLTVVAGTLIFSMFAGCSGMSERDRGDPGQPRDAAGPDDWKTLRIELFDRDNTPAGAPPLTDNFMTQYIQKHFGDPNRVKVEFVTVPRAEELDRLHVLMAANQAPDLVFTYDLPTVYNFAMQGKLTDLTDLLERHGQDLKQVLGEDILEVGRFDGKQYAIPAKRVLTAQSATLIREDWLKEVGLPLPETTEQFYEALKAFKEKKPGKSGEDVIPFGHVDYYHTAGLQYSFWDWERITEEDIYAKPRWAMPGNKEAYRFLNKLYHEGLIDPNFHLDRFSRQFQKDLVNGRVGAGTPNVNEPVYMGYLRELQKNEPNAVLTPIDPFTTASGKRPKPILEKTGMLIMVPKASPNAEAAIQYLNWMAQPEHYIALQNGIEGVTYEMKGGIPVVLQNEEADRTLYNYFDYCIILNGKFVSAADDELNLKANITDSRYEQFTTKSIEFGMRDGVGTPQSVRVLPAEIKYSAALNEKNDEIFVKVVTAEPESFDAVYDQEVADYLRMGGQQVMEERLRAYREKK is encoded by the coding sequence GTGATAAAAAGGGTACTGCTAACCGTAGTCGCGGGTACGCTCATCTTTTCGATGTTCGCCGGCTGCAGCGGGATGTCGGAGCGAGATCGGGGGGACCCCGGCCAGCCTCGCGATGCCGCGGGTCCCGACGATTGGAAGACGCTGCGCATTGAATTGTTCGACCGCGACAATACGCCGGCCGGTGCGCCCCCGCTTACGGATAATTTTATGACGCAATACATTCAGAAGCATTTCGGCGATCCGAACCGGGTGAAGGTGGAGTTCGTTACGGTGCCGAGGGCGGAGGAGCTGGACCGGCTGCATGTGCTGATGGCCGCCAACCAAGCGCCGGATCTCGTCTTTACGTACGATCTGCCCACGGTATACAACTTCGCGATGCAAGGGAAATTAACGGATCTGACCGATCTGCTCGAGCGGCACGGACAAGATTTGAAACAGGTGTTGGGGGAGGACATTCTGGAGGTCGGCCGCTTCGACGGGAAGCAATACGCGATTCCGGCTAAACGCGTGCTGACGGCGCAGAGCGCAACCTTGATTCGGGAGGATTGGCTTAAGGAAGTAGGATTGCCCTTGCCGGAGACGACGGAGCAGTTTTACGAAGCGCTCAAAGCGTTTAAGGAGAAGAAGCCGGGGAAGTCGGGAGAGGACGTTATCCCGTTCGGGCACGTCGATTATTACCATACGGCGGGACTCCAATACTCGTTCTGGGATTGGGAGCGCATCACGGAAGAGGACATCTACGCCAAGCCGCGATGGGCCATGCCGGGAAACAAAGAGGCCTATCGATTCCTAAATAAGTTGTACCATGAGGGCTTAATCGATCCGAATTTTCACTTGGACCGATTTTCGCGGCAGTTCCAGAAGGACCTGGTCAACGGACGCGTCGGGGCGGGCACGCCGAACGTCAACGAGCCGGTGTATATGGGGTACCTCAGGGAGTTACAAAAGAATGAGCCGAACGCCGTTCTAACGCCGATCGATCCGTTCACGACTGCGAGCGGCAAACGGCCGAAGCCGATTCTCGAGAAGACCGGGATGCTGATCATGGTGCCGAAGGCAAGCCCGAACGCGGAAGCGGCGATCCAGTATTTGAACTGGATGGCGCAGCCGGAACATTATATCGCGCTGCAGAACGGCATCGAAGGCGTCACCTACGAGATGAAGGGCGGCATCCCGGTCGTGCTTCAGAACGAGGAAGCAGATCGGACGTTATACAACTATTTCGATTATTGCATTATCCTGAACGGCAAATTCGTGAGCGCGGCGGACGACGAATTAAACTTGAAAGCGAATATTACCGATTCGCGGTACGAGCAATTTACGACGAAAAGCATCGAGTTCGGGATGAGGGACGGGGTTGGGACGCCGCAGAGCGTAAGAGTGCTTCCGGCGGAGATTAAATATTCGGCGGCGTTAAACGAGAAGAACGACGAAATATTCGTGAAAGTCGTTACGGCGGAGCCGGAGTCCTTCGACGCCGTGTACGACCAAGAAGTGGCGGATTATTTGAGGATGGGCGGCCAGCAGGTCATGGAGGAGAGGCTTCGGGCATATCGGGAGAAGAAATAG